The genomic DNA acattgccccttaagaaatttcgtgattttatgtaatcgactgacttgtaaagcaggtttatttttattccgtttTCATTTAGTCCTTCTACACATTGCGAGAGACGCACATATCGCGGGCTTGAACCAATATATGGGTAACTCTCTGGCATATAGTACgtggtgcgaaagagacatatcaAGAAAATGTACTTACTATTGTACGCTGACAGCTGTCATTCGCACCATGCTAGAGCTCAATTAATACAGACATTCGCTACGTGTATAGGTCGAGGCCTGCGTTATTTTCCGCGTAATCCGTGCACCTCTAGCTAAATAAGACTAGCTTGAGGCTTGGTTTGTTTGTTTCCCGTCACTCGAGTGTGTAGTGCCTACTGGAGTGGCGGGTAGATGATGTAGATAACGCCGGCGGCATAATGGCCTGTCAAGTGTCTGCCCCGCCCGCGTCGTCGGGGGCTGCGGCGAAGGCGCGGAAATGCGGGTGTAGTGTACCTACTATGTCTAGAATTCTAGAATCTACCAACTACAACAACAAATACATAGGACATAGTTATATATCGTCgtcttattttgaaaaattttaaaaatatattggtgctaattcctgtaaacaccatctaattttattttaggttatatctgtcattttcttatccgccgaaaaggaaagggacgggtaatcgacaagcataaaatttatggaacacacgtcaattttaagcacaaatctaaaacaaccgtctaaaaattcgcccgggttattcatttatttactcattcttcctaaaattaagagctgtcaatcatccgtccctttccttttcggcggataagaaaatgacaggtataacttaaagtaaaattaaaagatgtctgcaggaatcggggccattttcttttatacattttttaaagatGTATATAAATCTCTTTTTGAAgaaattttgtacattatttacataagtaaacaACTATTGTAAATGCTGTTGGAtatctacataaataaatacattccgATTTGATttccttcaacaaaacctcgatttatgtcaattaattttattctgagTAAAAATTCAACACAATATTTTACCTGGATAGAAATTAGCTTGTCTGTTTGGTGTTGTTGAAATGCTATTTCTCAGAAAAGGCACTTACGTGGTATTCACTATAAGGCTACGATAttcgtaattcctaatggggtgggaagAGCCACGTATACTTAACCtggagacaacttgcaaccacttttgatGTGAAGTCCTACGATGGATACTTATGACTAACTACATGATGacgggtgatcagcccgtaataaTGCTACAACGGTTACAATctactaagtaggtatacatGTGATTTTGGTTAATATCGGCCTGAACCCGAAACCATCTGAATTGAATACACGCATCCGCACGCACGCTCCTAATAGATTTGTAAGTGACTCAATCTAATGATTTTCAATCTAAAGACattctatttttataagtatataacATGTACactattatataataaatatttaataaataaataataagtatatcgAAAAATTGTAATAGGTAACCATTTTATACTCAGTATAAATTGTTGCGAAACTCCAGTTTCCCTTTGAGGATATTCTACTTATCTATTAGTACCTACCTCAATTAATTAAACGATACTGCCACATTAGGGATCCGTAGAGATTTCTTTATCTATTTTCTACGAATTCACCGAGTACGCAACAAGTTGTAATAACCTTATTAGTGAGACGCGCCTCCCTACAGGCCGGGAGTTAATTATAAGGCCGCTCTACTAATTGTTGTCTGTTGTTACATGTAACGGTTTAGATACACCAGTGTCTTGTTAGTGTTCCCGAGAATTGTTTATCTTAATTACTTAAACAAACGTAAGCCATTGGACACAGGTGGCTTTGCAAATTTTTACCTGGGAGTGGATGGATCGAATACGAAGtttttatgttaggtaggtaggtacttagatgtACATttctattaattattaattaaacttTTACATATGCGAATCGCAGTTAAGCTAAGtatattttgttaattgataaagttttaacaaaaaagtaaaatatattttttgcaatGTGCAAATTATTAGAATAGCGGGTTTATTGATCCAGCGgcgggcgggcgcggcggcgcgcgctgGCTGCTCCCGGCGGCGCCGCCCGGCTCCTGCTGTCATAATAACGCGTCACCCTCCGCTGAATTAACTTTGTTTGCGTATTGTTATCCCGCGACCTCACTCGACACAAATAACGCCGGTCGCGAACCTGCTACCCGGTTGAATCACCGCCCGCCGTGCAAGCTTTATACACCGTCCATAATCCATTTTGTTTGTGCTACGCCCGAACCGGTCACCGTTCCCGGAACGTTTTATAGCTATTTATGCTTAACGATGTTGCTTTGATGAAAACGTAATCGCGCGTTAAGAGAAACAATGAAAATTCAGGGGCGGCCTCATGACAGACGAATCACGATCCTACGGCTGCGTCAGAAGAACCGGAATAGATTATCGGAGAGCGAGTGTGAAATTAAAGGATAAACAAACGATGTCGGGAGCGGGTGCGATCATAATGGAGCAGCAGTGCGCCCCAGGAGGTGTCAAGCAGCAGACACGGGCGGCGTGACGGGGCCGCTGGAGTCGCGCGCGGCGCATCGCGGCCGAACTGGGGCATATCAATAAGCGTGCCCCAGTTACGGGGCCGCAGTACCGCGGGTGGTGCATTCGGGCGAGCGGCGGCGGCGAGGATGTCGGGCAAGTCGTGCGCGTCGGGCAGCGTGCGGTCGGCGGGGTCCGTGCGGCTGGGCCCGGCCGCCTCGCACGACTTCGTGCTGGACGCGCTGTACGAGCGCAAGCGCGACAACAAGAGCGTGCGCGTGCTCACCGTCATCATCTATGTCTTCTGCGTGTCGCTCGCCGCGATCATGCTCTCGCTCTACTACGTCTTCTTCTGGGAGCCCAAGGACGCGCAGTACGCGCAGCGCAAGGTGGCTCACAATGTAGACCAGCAAACCAGCACCACACCAATGCCCACATGCTTTATGCCCCACACCGGTAGGTCACACAACCGACACGCTTCCCTTCGTCCCCTCTGTCCCTTTAGTAACTGTAATGATTACTCTACAGTGTTTCCGCCCTTACACGTAATCTAATCCAGCCTTCTAGTTACACTTTATCAATCTTAACTTTTAAGACAGCATTTACCAACTAAGAAGTAGGTACCTTTAGAAGTAGGTATGTGAACACAAATATCAACTTCGACACCAAACGACAATGAACACTGTGTAGTGTAGTTTGTGACGTCTGTGTTATATACTTGCTTCTTGTTCTTACAGCACGCTGTAGCGTCGACACTATTGTTTAGAAAAACCCGCCTCCCATCGTCATAACCTTTCATATAAATAGGTCAGGTCAGTGTAACAGAGTTCTGCGGCAAATAGTCAAGAAAGCGAATCAATTATAGAAAAGCACCGCGGTAAAAAGAAACTTTCTTGTTAAAAAACGAGTGTTAAAACCACTATCTATATGTGTAGATACAACTCTAATAGCGTtccaatatacctactttaacaGATGCGTCTTAAATTACCCCAAAACCGCTTTACTTCGATGTAACTATTAATATTTAAGTGGCGCCtatgtatattaaaattttaatggcGCTCGCGTAAACTTTATACGGTATCgcgatttttataatttatccaaTAAACGAGTATTACATGATAGAATaacatttcataaataaaaacttcttttatgtatccgttaaaaatgataaaagatttttttaaattattttataccgtaaggaacataatttatttaacaagTATAGGTAGTGATAGCAcgaatttactatggaatttgtatgaaaaagcaacctgtgacgtcatagaaaaaggtgacaaaatgtcgcatttattattacatttttcttcattaaaattcataaataagttattgtagacaaaagaaaacgttttttgtcacctttagatctgtctctatttacttagtaatcaaaaattcataatttattttggccTAGGAGACGTCCCAATTACAGCTATTTTAGAATTTTCATGCTTGTAAATATCTATCTAAATACGTAACGGCAGCTTATCTGTGTAAAAAATAAGGCCCGCGTCTCGAGTGAGGTCGACCCTCGTCTTGAATCCCCTTAATGGCTCTCAGGAATTTTATTGACACGAATCCCGTCGACGAGGCACTTGGTGAGATTTAGCACCTCTCCCCGGGATTACACAATCACGACCGCGTTATTTACGATGAATCCGCGTTCTAATGGCGAATAAGAAGCTCCCCTCTTGACCCAGTGCAGGATATGGCCGCCAAAATGATTACCCATAATCTATTTTAAGGTTCGCCGAGTAACGGTAAGTGGAAACGCATTACCGACACTCTGGACTAATGCTAACACGTGCAATGCAGAAAGCTCCTGGGATATAAAGTCTTAACACTAAAGTTCATAGTATGTAGAGTGAGCAATCTTTCCAATAATTGGTATTTTATTATCCTTAAGTCCGTATATTATGCGATCGCATTCCTACACGATAAGACAAAACAAACTGTGTCTTTTCAGTTGCGTGCTTATAAAACGCCGCACTTCAAACGTAATTAAAACGTAAACATCTCTTATAACTACCTATATCAGATGCGTGTGTAATCTTTAACTTGTGAGGGGTGTAAATCCAGAGGCAAATTTTGGCGATTGCG from Pectinophora gossypiella chromosome 18, ilPecGoss1.1, whole genome shotgun sequence includes the following:
- the LOC126374999 gene encoding putative transmembrane protein INAFM2 isoform X2 produces the protein MSGKSCASGSVRSAGSVRLGPAASHDFVLDALYERKRDNKSVRVLTVIIYVFCVSLAAIMLSLYYVFFWEPKDAQYAQRKEEAIPQ
- the LOC126374999 gene encoding putative transmembrane protein INAFM2 isoform X1, translating into MSGKSCASGSVRSAGSVRLGPAASHDFVLDALYERKRDNKSVRVLTVIIYVFCVSLAAIMLSLYYVFFWEPKDAQYAQRKVAHNVDQQTSTTPMPTCFMPHTGGGNTTVNATAPPASERVSLPSSEPPDPDPTDDPGDPPTDPPTSTLPADDNVTWPMLNDSTTDHR